The Mercurialis annua linkage group LG8, ddMerAnnu1.2, whole genome shotgun sequence genome window below encodes:
- the LOC126660690 gene encoding metacaspase-1-like, producing MSSSDMNRSLVLRDAKGYTCSKCRQRFPPNLNLSEFQCPACQRVSTTSSPMRINQRSSDTKDNYRVFQVVEKFKKMVSGTKQESDPDSDKFMSLNCHPSLVKRARASTAPRKRALLIGVTYAKWKHRLKGTVNDVKNIRKLLMEIYRFQKDDILVLTEEETMAEFIPTKDNIIKSLNWLVEDCREGDSLVFYFSGHGLRQPDFNNDEQDGYDETICPVDFMEQGMILDNYINAAIVHPLPKGVTLHAIVDACHSGTVLDLVHVYDRTRKKWKNNSPPNGSRKHTNGGLAICISACEDSQMAADTTAVSGKGMNGALTYILIEIVRKYPGPTYGDLIDMIQETIDAVNNSGCLPVKIIRSVLQNRLLQNPLLSASEVFDVKKKHFIM from the exons ATGTCTAGTAGTGACATGAACCGAAGTTTAGTCCTGCGAGATGCTAAAGGTTACACTTGCAGCAAATGTCGACAACGATTCCCACCGAATCTTAATCTCTCAGAATTCCAATGTCCAGCTTGCCAAAGAGTTAGTACCACTAGTTCTCCAATGCGAATCAATCAACGATCTTCTGATACTAAAGATAATTACAGAGTCTTTCAAGTTGTCGAAAAGTTCAAGAAAATGGTTTCAGGAACTAAGCAAGAAAGTGATCCTGATAGTGATAAATTTATGTCACTGAATTGTCACCCGTCTTTGGTGAAACGGGCTAGAGCATCGACTGCCCCCCGGAAACGGGCACTGCTTATCGGAGTTACGTATGCCAAGTGGAAGCACAGGCTTAAGGGTACTGTAAATGATGTCAAGAATATCAGAAAATTGTTGATGGAAATTTATCGGTTTCAGAAAGATGACATTCTTGTTCTTACAG AAGAGGAGACAATGGCAGAATTTATTCCTACAAAAGATAACATCATCAAATCATTGAACTGGCTCGTGGAAGATTGCCGGGAAGGTGATTCGTTAGTGTTTTATTTCTCCGGTCACGGATTACGACAGCCGGATTTCAACAACGACGAACAGGACGGATATGATGAAACAATATGCCCGGTTGATTTCATGGAACAAGGGATGATTCTTGACAATTATATAAATGCTGCCATTGTTCATCCTCTTCCTAAAGGTGTCACTCTTCATGCTATTGTTGATGCTTGCCATAGTGGAACAGTTCTTGATCTCGTCCATGTCTATGACAGAACaag GAAGAAATGGAAAAATAACAGCCCGCCAAACGGTAGTAGAAAGCACACAAATGGAGGATTGGCAATTTGTATCAGTGCTTGTGAAGATAGTCAAATGGCTGCAGATACAACT GCTGTGAGCGGAAAAGGAATGAACGGAGCTCTAACGTATATTCTGATAGAAATAGTAAGGAAATATCCAGGACCAACTTACGGGGACCTAATTGACATGATTCAAGAAACTATTGATGCTGTTAATAATAGTGGTTGTCTTCCTGTCAAAATCATCAGATCAGTCCTACAAAACAGATTATTACAG AATCCTTTGCTTTCAGCTTCGGAAGTATTTGATGTCAAGAAGAAACATTTTATAATGTAA
- the LOC126660694 gene encoding metacaspase-1-like, with protein sequence MMMRAKLEKELKKSNTKRKNDVLSKVSLALKLIALNQKKLPKPKPSPLAASSSPAERFPRPRKRAVLIGVSYKRQKYELKGTINDVKKMKRWLIRNFDFQEDNILILAEDEVEADLIPTKKNIETSMKWLMEDCRAGDSLVFYFSGHGLRHPNFDGNEVDGFDETICPVDFKEAGMIFDDQIYSTIVDPLPKDVTLHAIVDACHSGTVLDLSFTYNRERKIWENSNPSNSTRRTNGGLAITISACEDDQVAVDTDAFSKDLTMSGALTYTLTSNVKEKQEITYGQLLDSIYTSIQEADRQRSLANRIFKRFFTRKLLQKPQLSASEPFDVYEKQFIL encoded by the exons ATGATGATGCGTGCTAAGCTTGAGAAGGAACTTAAAAAGAGCAAcactaaaagaaaaaatgatgTTCTCTCGAAAGTTAGCTTGGCATTGAAGTTAATTGCTCTCAATCAGAAGAAATTACCGAAACCTAAACCGTCCCCTTTGGCTGCTTCATCATCTCCGGCAGAGCGGTTTCCGAGGCCGAGGAAGCGGGCGGTGCTGATCGGAGTGAGTTACAAGCGGCAGAAATATGAGCTCAAGGGAACTATCAATGATGTCAAGAAAATGAAGAGGTGGTTGATCCGTAACTTTGATTTTCAAGAGGACAACATTCTCATTCTCGCAG AAGATGAAGTCGAAGCAGATTTAATTCCAACAAAAAAGAATATCGAGACTAGTATGAAATGGTTGATGGAGGATTGCCGCGCCGGCGACTCGTTAGTGTTCTACTTCTCCGGCCATGGCTTGAGACATCCAAATTTTGACGGCAATGAGGTAGACGGGTTCGATGAAACAATTTGTCCGGTCGATTTTAAGGAAGCCGGAATGATATTTGACGATCAAATATATTCGACCATCGTTGATCCTCTTCCTAAGGATGTTACTTTACATGCCATTGTTGATGCTTGTCATAGTGGAACTGTTCTTGATCTATCATTCACTTATAACAGGGAAAG GAAGATTTGGGAAAATAGCAACCCTTCAAACTCTACAAGAAGAACAAATGGTGGATTAGCAATTACAATTAGTGCTTGTGAAGATGATCAAGTGGCTGTAGACACTGAT GCTTTTAGTAAAGATTTAACAATGAGTGGCGCATTAACATATACTCTAACAAGTAATGTGAAGGAGAAGCAAGAAATCACATATGGGCAATTACTTGACAGTATCTATACTTCAATTCAGGAGGCTGATCGACAAAGATCCCTTGCTAACAGGATCTTCAAAAGATTCTTCACTCGCAAATTATTACAG AAACCTCAGCTTTCAGCTTCTGAACCATTTGATGTTTATGAGAAGCAGTTTATTTTATAA